The genomic interval CACCGCCCGCGCCAAAGGCCTGCACTTTCGCGGCAATTTCGCCGCCGTGCGCCGCCTGCAGCCCAAACGCTGACCCCGGTTTCTTCCGCGCCAGCGGCCGCCATCGGGACGGGCCGGGTCGGCATTGGATCCTGCCGCCACTTCCCTCCCCCCGTCACCCACGCCATACTCAGTCAAACAATCGTCTCTGGAGGCTCGGAAAGATGACCTCGCCGTCGATTGGACCCGACGCACCCCTTCGCGACGAGCAGGCGCTGGAGCGCCTCTTCCGCGCCAACTTCTCGGCGCTCGTCGAAGAATCCAAGTCACAACTCAAAGATGCCGCGTCGTCCGCCGGACGCGCCGTCGAAGCCACCTTCATCGCCGCGTGGGCCGACCGCGAGCGCTTCAAGACGCCGCAGGAGTTGGACGCGTTCCTGCACGAGGAGATCAAGCATGCCTCGGCGCGGATCCTGGGCAAGCGCGTGAGCGCCCAGCGCTTCGCGCACGGCGGCCACGCCACCGCCCACGCCGAAGCCAAGATCGACGTCAACGAGTCGTGGAAACACGTGCTCAAGACGCTGCATCCCAATCACGACGGAGTCGCCGAAGCCACCGCCGAGCTTTCGCGCCACGACACTGCGGCGCACGTGGCCGGCCTCGGAAAGAAGCGGTCCCTCAAGGTGCCGATCGCCATCGGCATCGTCGCCGGCATCATCGCGCTGGGCGGCGTCATGTGGCTCAACCATCTGGGGCGCAAGAGCGGCATCCTCTCGGCCATCAACTCGCCCAGCGCGCGGTCCCACCCCACCCTCGCCGGCCAGTTCGCCAACGTCGTGCTGGACGACGGCACCACGGTCAAGCTGGCGCCGGGCTCGAACCTCATCGTGCCGGAGAATTTCAGCGACGGCTTCCGGTACGTGAAGGTGGCGGGCGCCGCCGCGTTCATCATGACCCCGGGGCACAACAGCCCGCTCGAGATCTACGCCAACAACGCCGTGATCGACGCCACCGGCACGCAGTTGGACGTGCGCAACTTCCCGACCGATTCCTCGGTGACCGTCTTCGTGAAGGACGGCCAGGCCACGGTCACCGTGGGCAAGGACGTCCAGCAGTTGGCCGCCGGACAGGCGCTTCGCATCATGCCCACCGGGCAGA from Gemmatimonadaceae bacterium carries:
- a CDS encoding FecR domain-containing protein, which gives rise to MTSPSIGPDAPLRDEQALERLFRANFSALVEESKSQLKDAASSAGRAVEATFIAAWADRERFKTPQELDAFLHEEIKHASARILGKRVSAQRFAHGGHATAHAEAKIDVNESWKHVLKTLHPNHDGVAEATAELSRHDTAAHVAGLGKKRSLKVPIAIGIVAGIIALGGVMWLNHLGRKSGILSAINSPSARSHPTLAGQFANVVLDDGTTVKLAPGSNLIVPENFSDGFRYVKVAGAAAFIMTPGHNSPLEIYANNAVIDATGTQLDVRNFPTDSSVTVFVKDGQATVTVGKDVQQLAAGQALRIMPTGQTAVPPAAQLAETTTWPDNTFTVSDRKLGDVLHLLKQWYSLDIFVQDTTLLDRNVSFAASLASPDSAIKAVEQAANLKFSYEGQTMVFKDAAKAPVVKNAAARKKK